The proteins below are encoded in one region of Pseudophryne corroboree isolate aPseCor3 chromosome 8, aPseCor3.hap2, whole genome shotgun sequence:
- the AMER1 gene encoding APC membrane recruitment protein 1 yields the protein MEAGQGCLEESFGIKSSSSTCEILDGRHDGVSSKMEMLPLHTGPCVDQHTPGKQKKSFKFFGGRKSICTLPSFFGGKHKGLAKRNSKKSLSKSKTHDCISNVPGEDGKNDYSDNIVSRHQGQDNPKTSNTLSSSHSADSGITSPVKLDFNFHDVSPMGSTECFDKKINAEKSFSFPRPKKGLKGLFSSIRRHKKNKTPDPEKLAQNDHNKQNIALEKLNNKYRTKDGDLQDISEQPKMNNLEYEVPPECSLNVTVVCEQKVVPSCSVNLATHTIDESLLESNEKPSLHQHHAINSELDCSDCPIPEEVFTDPGDADYIDRHTPSHSAGDQLSLIFEDVSSLKSFDSLTGCGDIIAEQDIDNISDNSISLERNREATKRSSCLVAYQGGGEEMATPDDMEEEYLQQLLEDGSGPDASYELENEKEQEEMSKGFMELEANADSMVAEDASVEGTGLSNTELLTPQSDQQESAPNSDEGYYDSTTPGPDDDAKESVSHKERLPRDSYSGDALYEFYEPDDSLMSPAPGGESLYDGKTLCSEIFDQFFDFSLPINSGSMHNIKRKKGATETEEERLAVIQKQLLLWERQREAALQGLDCLNKDIFPKEKQTIECEIRTANLMGRNKECLIREQVLVNVNKDEGNKGIQQSEKQSWKDFKDTSLIDSIYQGSYMQHVEKNSLVEKPGFELNVDSLEAQDHGDTRMARVTEVTNLSVSPMHHVQNVFGMEFCTASGYSQENECEQAVNFSQTLVEFANNGMLFSSISERLGCASSNSSFHQNLNSLPTMVTFDIVDVENEGECDQQMKHRSDDNVVSSFEGFDHSYVQESLAECDEQLLQMDTQHSFHSYNWGVASLPRHLDQYKLSPCRPVPLSLNRRSKSLDTESLELELGGLHMSKSGLKSYDLLTPWERGKNTWQYEDTCEMGDDASFNSCSNFEPIVQTNGQCETYTLVLSSKHGHSREPQGSSSSSQLPGDPRQMAKTTTELLLCNTRQSQEGSNSCSYSRENTTKKLARVLPMEEQRRVEKNYEYHATSKQIKTKPVGITQAMPQMHKKEECNPLTYLLERSGPAKKGTLEYKGTSPNDWSNNYSECSNG from the coding sequence ATGGAAGCTGGCCAAGGCTGTCTAGAAGAGAGTTTTGGGATAAAGTCCTCTTCCTCCACCTGTGAAATACTGGATGGCCGTCATGATGGTGTCTCTTCCAAAATGGAAATGCTCCCATTACATACAGGACCATGTGTGGACCAGCACACTCCAGGGAAGCAGAAAAAGTCTTTCAAATTCTTTGGAGGGAGGAAAAGTATCTGTACACTGCCTAGCTTCTTTGGTGGAAAGCATAAAGGTTTGGCAAAAAGAAACTCCAAAAAATCACTGAGCAAAAGCAAGACACATGATTGCATCAGCAACGTACCAGGTGAGGATGGAAAGAATGATTACTCTGATAACATTGTCAGCAGACATCAGGGTCAAGATAACCCAAAGACAAGTAATACCCTTTCCAGCTCTCATAGTGCGGACTCTGGTATCACTTCACCAGTTAAACTTGATTTCAACTTCCATGATGTATCCCCAATGGGCAGCACAGAATGCTTTGACAAAAAGATAAATGCAGAGAAATCCTTCTCATTTCCTAGACCAAAGAAAGGTTTGAAGGGATTATTTAGTAGTATTCGTCGACACAAGAAAAACAAAACGCCAGATCCAGAGAAGTTGGCGCAAAATGATCATAATAAGCAGAATATAGCTTTAGAAAAATTGAATAATAAATATCGCACTAAGGATGGGGATTTGCAAGACATTAGTGAGCAACCAAAGATGAACAACCTGGAATATGAAGTGCCACCTGAGTGTTCATTGAATGTAACAGTTGTGTGTGAGCAGAAAGTGGTGCCATCGTGTTCGGTAAACCTGGCTACACACACAATTGATGAATCACTTTTAGAATCCAATGAGAAACCCTCTCTCCACCAACACCATGCCATTAATTCAGAACTAGACTGCTCTGATTGTCCAATTCCCGAAGAAGTATTCACTGACCCTGGAGATGCTGATTACATTGATAGGCACACTCCATCTCATTCTGCTGGTGACCAGCTAAGCCTCATATTCGAGGATGTTTCATCCCTAAAGAGTTTTGATTCCCTTACAGGCTGTGGAGATATTATCGCTGAACAGGACATTGACAACATCAGTGATAATTCAATTTCCTTAGAAAGGAATAGAGAAGCAACAAAGAGAAGTTCTTGCCTTGTTGCTTATCAagggggaggggaggagatggCAACGCCAGATGACATGGAGGAGGAATATCTTCAACAGCTATTGGAAGATGGCAGTGGACCAGATGCTAGTTATGAGCTTGAAAATGAAAAGGAGCAGGAAGAGATGTCCAAAGGCTTTATGGAGTTGGAGGCGAATGCTGATTCGATGGTTGCTGAAGATGCCTCTGTTGAAGGGACTGGTTTAAGTAACACAGAGTTGTTGACTCCTCAGAGTGATCAACAAGAGTCTGCTCCCAATAGTGATGAAGGTTACTATGACTCTACTACTCCTGGTCCTGATGACGATGCTAAAGAAAGTGTTTCCCATAAAGAACGTCTTCCAAGAGACAGCTACAGTGGAGATGCACTTTATGAGTTCTATGAACCTGATGACAGTCTCATGAGCCCTGCACCGGGAGGAGAGTCTCTATATGATGGCAAAACACTGTGTTCTGAAATATTTGATCAATTTTTTGACTTCAGCCTTCCCATCAACAGTGGTTCAATGCACAATATAAAACGCAAAAAGGGGGCAACTGAAACAGAAGAGGAAAGGTTAGCAGTCATCCAAAAACAGCTGCTGTTGTGGGAAAGACAAAGAGAGGCAGCATTGCAAGGACTGGATTGTCTAAATAAAGATATTTTTCCCAAAGAAAAGCAAACTATTGAATGTGAAATTAGAACTGCCAATTTAATGGGCAGGAACAAGGAATGCCTTATTAGGGAACAAGTGTTGgtgaatgtaaataaagatgaaggcAACAAAGGAATACAGCAGTCTGAAAAGCAAAGCTGGAAAGACTTTAAGGACACCTCTTTAATAGACTCTATTTACCAAGGAAGTTATATGCAGCATGTGGAGAAAAACAGCCTAGTAGAGAAGCCAGGTTTTGAGTTGAATGTTGATAGCCTTGAAGCTCAAGACCATGGTGACACTAGAATGGCACGTGTTACAGAGGTCACCAACCTCAGTGTTTCACCTATGCACCACGTCCAGAATGTATTTGGAATGGAGTTTTGCACTGCATCTGGCTACAGTCAGGAAAATGAATGTGAGCAGGCAGTGAACTTTTCTCAAACCTTAGTAGAGTTTGCCAATAATGGTATGTTATTTTCAAGTATCTCTGAAAGACTTGGGTGTGCTAGTTCTAACTCATCGTTCCATCAAAATCTAAATTCGCTTCCAACTATGGTGACTTTTGATATTGTTGATGTTGAAAATGAAGGTGAATGTGATCAGCAAATGAAACATAGATCAGACGATAATGTTGTTTCTTCATTTGAGGGATTTGACCACAGCTATGTACAAGAGTCTTTGGCTGAGTGTGATGAACAGTTGTTGCAGATGGACACGCAGCATTCTTTCCATAGCTATAACTGGGGAGTGgctagtctccctcgtcacctagaCCAGTATAAGCTAAGCCCCTGCAGACCAGTTCCACTTTCCCTTAACAGGAGAAGCAAGTCTCTTGACACAGAAAGCTTGGAGTTGGAACTTGGTGGATTACATATGTCTAAGAGTGGCTTGAAATCATATGATCTACTCACTCCTTGGGAACGAGGAAAGAATACTTGGCAGTATGAAGATACTTGTGAGATGGGAGATGATGCCAGTTTTAATAGTTGTAGTAATTTTGAGCCCATTGTTCAGACTAATGGGCAGTGTGAAACCTATACACTAGTTCTGTCTTCAAAGCATGGCCATAGCAGAGAGCCTCAGGGTTCTAGTTCAAGTAGCCAGCTGCCAGGAGACCCTAGACAGATGGCAAAGACAACTACTGAGCTTTTGCTTTGCAACACTAGGCAGTCCCAAGAGGGATCCAACTCCTGCTCATACTCCAGAGAAAACACTACAAAGAAATTAGCACGTGTTCTACCAATGGAGGAACAGAGACGGGTGGAGAAAAACTATGAATATCATGCAACTAGCAAGCAAATAAAGACCAAACCAGTGGGCATTACTCAAGCAATGCCTCAAATGCATAAAAAAGAAGAATGTAACCCATTAACATACCTACTGGAAAGGTCTGGACCTGCCAAGAAGGGTACTTTGGAGTATAAGGGCACATCACCCAATGACTGGAGTAATAATTATAGTGAATGTTCTAATGGCTAA